A segment of the Aureliella helgolandensis genome:
TAGTCAAAGAGGGAGAATGCTTCGAACAGCAGTTGCCCGACACTATAGAACCAGCCATCAATCCGCTCATCGACCTGTTGTACGAGGATCAAAGCCTCGTTGTTGTCAACAAGCCAGCGCCGCTTCCAGTGCACCCCAGCGGCAGGTACAACCGCAATTCGCTCACTTCCCTGCTGGCACCGCTCTATCCCAATGAATCGCTGCGCATCGCACATCGTTTGGATGCTGCGACTTCGGGCGTCGTGGTCCTCTGTCGAAAATACCAAGCCTCACGGTTCGTCCAGCCCCAGTTTGCTGCTCAGACGGTAGAGAAGCAGTATGTTGCTCAGGTGCACGGACATCCCGCTTGGGATTCGATGCAGTGTGATGCCCCCATCAGTGCGAAGCCGTCTGCAGCGGGGGGCCGAAAAATTGACTCTGCCGGACAATCTGCGGCGACAGAATTCCACGTCCTAAGGCGTCTTCCCGATGGTACATCCCTGCTCAAGGTGACTCCGCTTTCCGGCCGCACCCACCAAATACGGCTGCATGCTTGTCACTTGGGGCACCCACTGGTTGGCGACGCATTGTATCCATCAGGAGACGTGACGGCGGAATCGAATCAACTTAGGTCGTCCGAGCTTTCGTCCGAGCTTTCGTCCGGTTCCCAAGCCCCGCCGACACAGACCCTCAGGTTGCATGCAGCCAGTATCACTCTACAGCACCCAGACACCCGCTCTCCGATTGTCTTCACCGCGCCCATGCCAGCCTGGGCAGAGCGAGCGTAGTCGGCCAACCGGTGAAATTTACGAACTGACCGGGCTGTTGAAATAGTAACCCGCCGCGTGGGCAAGGGAAGATAACCTCCGCTATAAGTCAATTAAGGGCGCAACCTCCGCATTAAAATGCAAATTGCTATTAAATCAACAGCCCGTGACGCTTCGGGGCACCGATCACTTATTACATCGTTTTTAGAAATAACGAGCTTATGACTTCAACTGATTCTACGTCCGCAGCCGACTTTTCTGTCGATCACCCGCGCATTGAAAAAGCGGTACGAGAGATCTTGGCTGCTGTAGGTGAAGATCCTGATCGTGAAGGCCTGCTGGAAACCCCAGCCCGCGTCGCTCGCATGTATGCGGAGATGTTCTCAGGGTTGCACAAAGATCCAAGTATCCATCTTCAAAAGGTGTTCACCGAATCGTACGATGAAGTCGTCTTGATCAAAGATATTAATTTCTGCAGCATGTGCGAGCATCATTTGCTCCCCTTCACAGGCAAGGCACACGTCGGCTATCTGGCTGAGGGAAAAGTCGTTGGCCTAAGCAAGTTAGCGCGCGTGGTAGAGGAAGTCGCCCGGCGGCCCCAAGTGCAAGAACGCATGACGGAGCAGATCGCAAACTTGGTCGAAACGGAATTGGGGGCCCGAGGCGTCGCAGTCGTCTTGGAAGCAACTCACTCTTGCATGACGATGCGCGGAGTGAAAAAGCCGGGAAGCATGTGCATGACTTCCTCAATGCGGGGCGTTTTCCGAGAAAACCTCTCTTCCAGAGCGGAGATTCTCGGGTTAATTATGGGTAGCGCCCGCTGAATTTAGCTGCCGCTTGAAGACAAGCGACAGCTATCGAGAAAACCGGTTGCTTGCTTTGGATAGCCAGCTACATTCGCGTGAGCGAAGGCGTTGGCCAAACGTATTACCGCCGGACAGGATTACCTCGGATATGGGCTACTTGCGGATTGCATAGAGCCCCGCGTAGGTTCTCAGGTAGAGGGTTCCATTGGCAACGATGGGTGAGGCGGTAATCGTCTCTCCTGCCATATCGTTTTCAGCGACAATTTCGAAGTCTCGACCGGCTTTTAGAACGGTACAAACGCCATCTTTACCGCAGAAGTAGATGTGACCGTCAGCATACAGTGGACTGCTCCTGTGCTGAACGGTATGAGTTCGTTGGTGATAAACCTCAGATCCTGTTTCTAATTCGATGCACTGCATTTTTCCATCTTTATGCAGCAGGTAGACCAAATCATCGACGATCAACGGGATGGAAACGTCTGGCGTTTCTTGGATCGACCAGGCAACGACCGACTCCTTGCCAGTTACTTCGCCTTTGAGCTCCGAATTCACGTTGATGGCAAAGGTAGGACCATTCTTGCAAGTCGGAACTACGATCTTGCCCTGGCCAAATGCAGGTGATGAGACGAACCGAAAGTACAGGTCATAGGCTTTATTTTCAGGATCGTTGTCTGCATTCAATCCGCCCAGTCGCCACAGTTCACGGCCGTCATCCAACGCGTGCCCCGTTGTGCAATCCGCTCCATGGACTATCAGGAATTGCTGATTTCCATCACTGTACAAGAAGGGAGATGCGTAGGAGTGTTTGCATTCGAAAACGGCAATCGTCTCGCGATCTACTTCCCAAATGGTCTCTCCGGTCAGCTTGTTTAGCTTTACGACTTTACCAGTCCGCGTATCGTCTCCACGTTTCATGGCGCCGTGAAGCAATTGCAAGTAGAGCGCCTCTTCGTGCAGCACAGGAGTGGAGGTCATGCCAAACTGAATGTCAATTTTCCCGAAACGGTCGGCAACGTCGAACTTCCAAACTTCATTGCCCGAATAGTCGTAGCAAGCCAGGATGGCACTCGTGAAATTGTCTCCACGCGAGAAGAAAACCCAAACATGTTCTCCGTCTGTCGACGGGGAAGCAGAAGCCGAATTGCCTTCTCCGGCACGTGCATTTTGATTTCCGTCCGTGACTTTGCGCTGCCACAGGTGTTTGCCGCTGTCGGTATCGATCGCGATTAATACCAAGTCATCCCCGTCGGCTGAGGTGACGAAGAGGTACTTGCCCCAGACCGCTGGAGTCGCTCCGCCTTGACCTGGGAGTGGTGAACGCCATGCAACATTTTCGGTAGTCGACCAATGGGTCGGAATGGACTCGGCGGTAGAGATTCCGTTGCTGCCCGTACCACGCCATTGCGGCCAGTTGTCGGCTAGGGACACGGTTGAAAACCGTAGGGAAATCGTTGCTAAAAGTAGCAAGTTGACGATACGATGATGTTGCAGTAATCGCATTTTATTTGCACATTGAAAACAAAGAGGGGCGGGAATTCGTTGACGGCTGAGGAAACAAGTCGCGCGGGTTCACTTTCGACAATGCCTGCAGACGCGGCCAATACAGCGACTGAGCGGAGCTCACCTGAGGAAGTCCAATCAATCGAAGCGAACTTGGAACTTAAACGAACTTGGAACCTATTCCTCCAGATTATAGCTCATGCAAATTGCGGCGTGGAGTCTGCTGCTGGACGGGGGGCGACTGGGCTGTATCGGCTGGGCTGTGTAACGAATGGGGGGCCGTGAAAATCAGTTGGTGCCCCGCCGTTTCCGGAATCTGCATATATCTACCAATCTCGTAGAAACTTTTGTCGAGCACTGGGGTTCGAACGGGCAGCCCCAAATACATCAGATGCCCGTTTGCCCATTAGCCGTTCTCTATTAAGTGAGCAAAGTGAAAGGTCCCCGTTTGACTAGGTTGCAGCAAATTCAGACTCCTTACGGTGCGATGGAAGCCGAATGGACATCCCAAGGGCTCTATCGGTGTGAATTTCAATCACGGTCGGCGGTCCCACCCCTCGGACTCGTGGTGGATCAACCGCCAGTTTCGGATCAAGCACGACGCGAAGGTGAGTCTGAAGAAAATCCGCTTAGCCAGCCTGCAACTGTGCACCAAGCCAGATTGGGATTGGAAAAATGGTTGGCGACCTATTTTGAAACGGGTGTGCTGCAGTGGGAGATTGATTGGTTTGACTGGAGCGGTGTTTCTCCCTTCCATCGCAAGGCGTTGACCGTCTGCTTTGAGATTCCTTCAGGGCAAGTGCTGACGTACGGCGAGGTGGCAAGCCGGTGTGGCAGTCCCCAGGCGGCTCGGGCGGTCGGAGGGGCGATGGCACGCAATCGCTGGCCTTTGATTATTCCCTGCCACCGCGTAATGGGAGCTGGAGGGCAATTGACGGGCTATTCCGGAAGTGGTGGAGTGGACACAAAACAAGCACTTTTGAGCTTCGAACGCGAACGAGCAGCATCGTCGCGTCGGAATGG
Coding sequences within it:
- the folE gene encoding GTP cyclohydrolase I FolE, which translates into the protein MTSTDSTSAADFSVDHPRIEKAVREILAAVGEDPDREGLLETPARVARMYAEMFSGLHKDPSIHLQKVFTESYDEVVLIKDINFCSMCEHHLLPFTGKAHVGYLAEGKVVGLSKLARVVEEVARRPQVQERMTEQIANLVETELGARGVAVVLEATHSCMTMRGVKKPGSMCMTSSMRGVFRENLSSRAEILGLIMGSAR
- a CDS encoding outer membrane protein assembly factor BamB family protein, producing MRLLQHHRIVNLLLLATISLRFSTVSLADNWPQWRGTGSNGISTAESIPTHWSTTENVAWRSPLPGQGGATPAVWGKYLFVTSADGDDLVLIAIDTDSGKHLWQRKVTDGNQNARAGEGNSASASPSTDGEHVWVFFSRGDNFTSAILACYDYSGNEVWKFDVADRFGKIDIQFGMTSTPVLHEEALYLQLLHGAMKRGDDTRTGKVVKLNKLTGETIWEVDRETIAVFECKHSYASPFLYSDGNQQFLIVHGADCTTGHALDDGRELWRLGGLNADNDPENKAYDLYFRFVSSPAFGQGKIVVPTCKNGPTFAINVNSELKGEVTGKESVVAWSIQETPDVSIPLIVDDLVYLLHKDGKMQCIELETGSEVYHQRTHTVQHRSSPLYADGHIYFCGKDGVCTVLKAGRDFEIVAENDMAGETITASPIVANGTLYLRTYAGLYAIRK
- a CDS encoding methylated-DNA--[protein]-cysteine S-methyltransferase, encoding MKGPRLTRLQQIQTPYGAMEAEWTSQGLYRCEFQSRSAVPPLGLVVDQPPVSDQARREGESEENPLSQPATVHQARLGLEKWLATYFETGVLQWEIDWFDWSGVSPFHRKALTVCFEIPSGQVLTYGEVASRCGSPQAARAVGGAMARNRWPLIIPCHRVMGAGGQLTGYSGSGGVDTKQALLSFERERAASSRRNGSDH